The Polymorphobacter megasporae genome window below encodes:
- a CDS encoding MFS transporter, whose product MSEIDVAPTAVPDVTVAAWPAVWSLMFGVCGLIAAEFLPAGLLTPMARDLAVSEALAGQAVTATAVVSFFAALFAPSTTRRFDRRFVLFAFTALLIASDLLVAAAPNLPLLLLARALLGFALGGFWSMAAAVTIRLVPAVMVPRALAVVFSGISVATIVAVPLGSYLGGVYGWRTVFILAAAFGVLTLLIQVVALPPLAVRGVARLGTLLHVLRRRGIGAGVICIVLVYAGHFGLFTFLRPFLETEGGFHGERIAIVLTVFGLANLAGTVFASVLLERSLRLPLTLTTMLLGSAALALAVTPTPPAAVTIGLVAVWGIAYGGIPVSWSTWIAQAVPDETESGGGLIVAAVQLAITIGAAGGGLIFAAAGVKEVFVIAGLLTLTTSVAVYASMSGPRMPVK is encoded by the coding sequence GTGAGCGAAATCGACGTTGCGCCAACAGCAGTACCCGACGTGACCGTGGCAGCGTGGCCGGCGGTCTGGTCGCTCATGTTCGGCGTCTGCGGACTGATCGCGGCGGAATTCCTGCCGGCCGGCCTGCTTACGCCGATGGCGCGCGACCTTGCCGTGTCCGAAGCGTTGGCGGGGCAGGCGGTGACTGCGACTGCGGTTGTGTCGTTCTTCGCCGCGCTCTTTGCGCCAAGCACGACCCGCCGGTTCGACCGACGATTCGTTCTGTTCGCTTTCACGGCACTGCTTATCGCGTCTGACCTGCTCGTCGCCGCCGCGCCGAACTTGCCCTTGCTGTTGCTGGCGCGGGCGCTGCTTGGGTTTGCACTCGGTGGCTTCTGGAGCATGGCTGCGGCGGTGACGATCCGTCTGGTTCCGGCCGTGATGGTCCCGAGGGCCTTGGCCGTGGTGTTCAGCGGCATTTCTGTCGCGACCATCGTTGCCGTGCCTCTCGGCAGCTATCTTGGCGGCGTGTACGGCTGGCGCACCGTGTTCATCCTCGCCGCCGCGTTTGGGGTGTTGACGCTGCTCATTCAGGTCGTGGCGCTGCCGCCCCTCGCGGTACGCGGCGTCGCACGGCTCGGCACACTGCTCCATGTGTTGCGTCGGCGGGGGATAGGTGCGGGCGTAATCTGCATCGTCCTCGTGTACGCCGGCCATTTCGGCCTGTTCACCTTTCTACGGCCGTTCCTGGAGACGGAGGGCGGGTTTCACGGAGAGCGGATCGCGATTGTACTCACGGTTTTCGGGCTCGCTAACCTTGCGGGCACCGTTTTCGCGAGCGTCCTGTTGGAGCGTAGCCTGAGGCTACCTCTGACACTGACGACAATGCTGCTCGGTTCGGCGGCGCTCGCGCTCGCTGTGACGCCGACGCCGCCGGCGGCGGTCACGATAGGACTGGTCGCGGTTTGGGGCATTGCCTACGGCGGCATCCCTGTCAGCTGGTCGACCTGGATCGCGCAGGCAGTGCCCGATGAAACGGAGAGCGGCGGCGGGCTGATCGTCGCAGCTGTCCAGCTCGCTATCACGATAGGCGCGGCGGGCGGGGGCCTGATCTTCGCGGCGGCAGGCGTGAAAGAAGTCTTTGTGATTGCGGGCCTGCTTACCCTTACTACCTCCGTCGCGGTATACGCCAGTATGTCCGGCCCGCGCATGCCGGTTAAATAA
- a CDS encoding LysR family transcriptional regulator, which yields MDTDFGTQYAVAVSNRIAAQHTRANSATLMRARPRFRNVSAARCSTQDGIILAKRMATDKLGSILAFVRVAEQGSFANAGKALGISASAVSKSVARLEERLQLRLFQRTTRALSLTDEGRLFFERCDRILVELDDAERSMRERAAGPTGVLKVELPATLGRLQIAPALGTLTERYPKLRVEASFNDQLSDLIEAGLDAVVRIGEPRDSRLMVRRVGTVRYMVCAAPAYIEANGEPRNPVDLANFDCIGRVPHGGPSPARWRFASPDNGMPFELDVAGTLNFDSNDVIIDAGLAGAGLVQLHTYMAEPYLRSGQLVQVLREFAVDGPPISVLFPSNRHLAPKVRVFIEIVADILGASSEGGQHPIAPAWGEGGQHPIAPAWTPATPR from the coding sequence TTGGACACGGACTTTGGAACGCAATACGCTGTTGCGGTAAGCAACCGTATTGCTGCGCAGCATACTCGAGCGAATTCTGCCACCCTGATGCGAGCAAGGCCGCGATTTCGCAATGTCTCCGCCGCCCGTTGCAGTACACAGGACGGGATCATTTTGGCGAAGCGTATGGCAACTGACAAACTCGGAAGCATTCTCGCATTCGTCCGCGTCGCGGAACAAGGCAGCTTTGCCAACGCCGGCAAGGCCCTCGGCATCTCGGCGTCCGCGGTAAGCAAGAGCGTCGCCAGACTAGAGGAACGACTGCAACTCCGCCTGTTCCAGCGTACGACGCGAGCGCTGAGCCTGACCGACGAAGGGCGCTTATTCTTCGAGAGGTGCGACCGAATTTTGGTGGAACTCGACGATGCCGAGCGGTCGATGCGCGAGCGCGCCGCGGGCCCGACCGGGGTTCTGAAGGTCGAGCTTCCGGCGACGCTTGGAAGGCTTCAGATCGCGCCTGCACTCGGCACACTGACCGAGCGGTATCCAAAGTTGAGGGTAGAAGCATCCTTCAACGATCAATTGTCCGATCTGATCGAGGCGGGACTGGACGCGGTGGTGCGGATCGGCGAACCGCGGGACTCGCGGCTCATGGTCAGACGTGTCGGCACCGTCCGATACATGGTGTGCGCCGCTCCCGCATATATCGAAGCGAATGGTGAGCCGCGCAACCCGGTCGACTTGGCAAATTTCGATTGCATCGGACGCGTACCGCACGGTGGCCCATCCCCGGCGAGATGGAGGTTCGCCTCTCCAGATAACGGCATGCCCTTCGAGCTCGACGTGGCGGGAACGCTGAACTTCGACAGCAATGACGTCATCATCGATGCGGGCCTCGCCGGCGCCGGTCTGGTTCAGCTTCACACCTACATGGCCGAGCCATACCTGCGATCCGGCCAACTTGTGCAGGTCTTGCGCGAATTCGCGGTCGACGGACCACCTATTTCGGTGCTGTTTCCGTCGAACCGTCATCTTGCCCCGAAGGTGCGTGTCTTTATCGAAATCGTTGCCGACATTCTAGGTGCCTCCAGCGAGGGTGGGCAGCACCCTATCGCCCCGGCGTGGGGCGAGGGTGGGCAGCACCCTATCGCCCCGGCGTGGACACCGGCGACGCCGCGGTGA
- a CDS encoding phage holin family protein → MQEEISIVDLLRQLVEDGNHLVRTEIRLAKSEVRDNIASAGKGAAGIGIGAVLLLGAVFTLLGAAVGFLTPLLGAGWAAVVVGFAALVVGGVLMMSGVNKLKMSRIVPDQSIKSVKRDAAAITESVR, encoded by the coding sequence ATGCAGGAGGAAATCTCAATCGTCGATCTGCTTCGTCAGCTCGTCGAGGATGGCAACCATCTGGTCCGCACCGAAATTCGTCTCGCCAAGTCCGAAGTCCGCGATAATATCGCCTCGGCTGGCAAGGGCGCTGCAGGCATCGGCATTGGCGCAGTGCTTTTGCTCGGCGCGGTATTCACCTTGCTAGGCGCTGCAGTGGGATTTCTGACCCCGCTGCTGGGTGCTGGCTGGGCTGCAGTAGTTGTTGGCTTCGCCGCGTTGGTAGTTGGCGGCGTTTTAATGATGAGCGGGGTCAACAAATTGAAAATGTCGAGGATTGTTCCCGACCAGTCAATCAAATCGGTAAAGCGCGATGCGGCGGCGATTACGGAAAGCGTACGATGA
- a CDS encoding DUF3618 domain-containing protein gives MTSETKAIETEAAVTRDRIAGTIDELQARLSPQALVDNAIGSISLARKKAVTSAQTAAGGHPVALGAAGLAIGIALLARSRSTRTVSEHVDSFTVGADNNKSLTAHRADGHSQAGAASKHIDAIHSNAHTAHGDASLAILVVSAATGALLGTVIPVGGVEMSVLDEVRARLSAAGDIAIASAKDELDVSKLSLSGGVDGITKRITASLVKIMHEASAALGRPVKTRLGK, from the coding sequence ATGACTAGTGAGACCAAAGCGATCGAGACCGAAGCCGCCGTTACGCGCGACCGGATTGCGGGTACCATCGACGAGCTTCAAGCGCGGCTGTCGCCTCAAGCGTTGGTCGATAATGCAATCGGGTCAATAAGTTTAGCGAGAAAGAAAGCTGTCACTTCCGCGCAAACCGCCGCGGGGGGGCACCCAGTCGCTCTCGGGGCAGCCGGGTTGGCGATCGGGATTGCATTGCTCGCGCGAAGCCGTTCGACGCGTACCGTGAGCGAACACGTCGACAGCTTCACCGTTGGTGCAGACAACAACAAAAGCCTTACCGCGCATCGCGCCGATGGACATTCGCAGGCCGGAGCCGCCTCCAAGCATATCGACGCGATCCACAGTAATGCGCACACCGCGCACGGTGACGCTTCGCTTGCAATCCTTGTCGTCAGCGCAGCAACCGGGGCACTGCTCGGGACCGTAATCCCGGTGGGTGGAGTAGAGATGTCGGTACTCGACGAAGTGCGAGCCCGGCTTAGTGCGGCCGGCGACATTGCGATTGCCTCGGCAAAAGACGAACTCGACGTTTCGAAGCTGTCACTCTCAGGCGGCGTTGACGGTATCACAAAGCGAATAACCGCGTCGTTGGTCAAAATTATGCATGAGGCCAGCGCGGCGCTCGGCCGGCCGGTTAAGACGAGATTAGGAAAATAG
- a CDS encoding DUF2382 domain-containing protein, with protein sequence MPEDLTSKTSATPIKLVKETLRVDTRQVETGRVRVRTIIDEESVVVSATLSGNYVTVDRIAMNRVVDVVPPPREVDGVMIISVVEERLRVVRELVLVEEVHMRDVRTADPFEQTVTRRVMRAVIEREPTNRETE encoded by the coding sequence ATGCCTGAGGATCTGACCAGCAAAACGAGTGCGACTCCGATCAAACTGGTAAAAGAGACGTTGCGGGTTGACACGCGCCAAGTCGAAACCGGCCGCGTGCGGGTTCGTACCATCATCGATGAGGAGTCGGTGGTCGTCAGTGCAACTCTTTCGGGCAACTACGTCACTGTCGATCGGATCGCCATGAATCGAGTTGTCGATGTCGTGCCGCCGCCGCGCGAGGTCGACGGCGTGATGATCATCTCGGTCGTCGAGGAACGGCTTCGCGTTGTCCGCGAGCTGGTCCTCGTCGAGGAGGTGCACATGCGCGATGTCCGCACTGCCGATCCTTTCGAGCAGACCGTAACCCGCCGCGTCATGCGCGCGGTGATCGAGCGCGAACCCACCAACAGGGAGACTGAATAA
- a CDS encoding OmpA family protein: protein MADDRKTTDGAPPSHIHIEKGKPVNWLAWLALALGLLALIWALTRHKEVATTTETVSTTAAAPVAATGSTVAATTTASVGALGAYLAGSEAAPRTFTFDTMHFATASSELTAADKTTVEDVAGVLGKYPATNVKIVGYADARGNEAANEKIGIDRANSVKAALTAKGVDGGRIAIGSGGDADPVDTNATANGQAENRRTELVVVNR from the coding sequence ATGGCCGACGATCGCAAGACCACCGACGGCGCCCCGCCGAGCCACATCCACATCGAAAAGGGAAAGCCGGTCAACTGGCTGGCTTGGCTGGCGCTCGCGCTCGGCTTGCTTGCGCTGATCTGGGCCCTGACGCGCCACAAAGAGGTCGCGACGACCACCGAAACCGTATCGACCACAGCCGCTGCGCCGGTCGCAGCTACCGGATCCACGGTCGCCGCGACCACGACCGCCTCGGTTGGAGCATTGGGGGCCTATCTCGCCGGCAGTGAAGCAGCACCGCGGACCTTCACGTTCGACACGATGCACTTTGCGACGGCTTCAAGCGAGCTAACCGCCGCCGACAAGACAACCGTTGAGGACGTTGCCGGCGTGCTCGGAAAGTACCCGGCGACAAACGTTAAAATTGTTGGTTATGCCGATGCCCGCGGCAATGAGGCGGCCAACGAGAAGATTGGCATAGACCGTGCCAACTCGGTCAAGGCAGCTCTTACGGCCAAGGGCGTTGATGGCGGCCGGATCGCTATCGGGAGCGGGGGCGACGCCGATCCGGTCGACACTAATGCGACGGCGAATGGCCAGGCGGAGAATCGCCGCACCGAGCTCGTTGTCGTCAATCGCTAA
- a CDS encoding DUF2382 domain-containing protein → MSRIITALFDTRVDAEAAKNRLEAASLRVSHVSITDKTSDGYSDNVGTGTTSPESQGFWASLKGAFSPGEDRHVYEEGVRRGGALLSATVDDDHVDQAVDILDNANSVDIDGRAEDWKKSGWVAPIAATGMSAKPLTGERKVAAGEEMIPVVEETLRVGKREVERGGVRVRSYIVETPVSDQVTLHEEHVSVERRPVTGGTVPADAFRERTIEMTETTEEAVVAKDARVVEEVVVRKTADDRTETISDTVRRTEVEVDNVAGTDKTGAGMTGAGTTAGGVGLSDKIAGLAKEGAGKVTGNDDLARRGEAQQGKTGY, encoded by the coding sequence ATGTCACGCATCATCACCGCATTGTTCGACACCCGCGTCGACGCCGAAGCCGCGAAGAACCGTCTCGAGGCCGCCTCGCTCCGGGTCAGCCACGTCAGCATCACCGACAAGACCAGCGACGGTTACAGCGATAACGTCGGCACCGGCACGACTTCGCCGGAGTCTCAGGGCTTTTGGGCGTCACTCAAGGGGGCGTTCAGCCCGGGTGAAGACCGTCACGTCTATGAGGAAGGGGTCCGCCGCGGCGGTGCTCTTCTTAGCGCGACGGTGGATGACGATCATGTCGATCAGGCGGTCGACATCCTCGACAACGCCAACTCGGTCGACATCGATGGCCGCGCCGAGGACTGGAAGAAGTCAGGTTGGGTCGCTCCGATTGCTGCAACCGGCATGTCCGCCAAGCCGCTGACGGGTGAGCGTAAGGTGGCCGCAGGCGAGGAGATGATTCCGGTCGTCGAAGAGACGCTGCGGGTGGGCAAGCGCGAGGTCGAGCGTGGCGGTGTCCGTGTGCGCTCGTACATCGTCGAGACGCCGGTTAGCGACCAGGTCACGCTGCACGAGGAGCATGTCTCGGTCGAGCGCCGCCCGGTCACCGGCGGCACCGTTCCGGCAGATGCGTTCCGTGAGCGCACGATCGAGATGACCGAGACCACCGAGGAAGCGGTTGTCGCCAAAGACGCCCGCGTCGTTGAGGAAGTCGTCGTTCGCAAGACCGCCGATGACCGCACCGAGACGATCAGCGACACCGTGCGCCGCACTGAGGTCGAGGTCGACAACGTTGCTGGCACCGACAAGACCGGGGCTGGAATGACCGGAGCGGGGACGACTGCCGGCGGCGTTGGCCTTAGCGACAAGATCGCCGGGCTTGCGAAGGAAGGGGCCGGCAAGGTCACCGGCAACGACGATCTTGCTCGTCGCGGCGAAGCCCAGCAGGGCAAGACGGGCTACTAA
- the tnpA gene encoding IS66-like element accessory protein TnpA, which yields MMMSCDDASAIGGRTARIEVFTGTRRRRPWSDDEKARIVAESYAGDGITVCDVARRNGICPSQLFTWRRQLRRPVETAEPLLFVPAIVEPEAAPAPLPAQRQQRRRSVRRGSGPAPIEVSMDGISVRIGRGADATLIAAVLDALKASR from the coding sequence ATGATGATGTCATGTGACGATGCTAGCGCGATCGGTGGTCGTACGGCGCGGATTGAGGTTTTCACCGGCACGAGGCGGCGGCGACCCTGGTCCGATGATGAGAAGGCGCGGATCGTTGCAGAGAGCTATGCCGGCGACGGCATCACCGTCTGTGACGTGGCGCGCCGCAACGGCATCTGTCCCAGCCAGCTGTTCACTTGGCGGCGGCAGTTGCGCCGTCCGGTGGAGACCGCCGAACCGCTATTGTTTGTGCCGGCGATCGTCGAGCCTGAAGCCGCTCCGGCGCCACTACCGGCACAGCGGCAACAGCGTCGCCGATCAGTTCGCCGCGGTAGCGGTCCGGCGCCGATCGAAGTGAGCATGGATGGCATTTCGGTGCGGATCGGCCGCGGGGCCGATGCGACCCTGATCGCGGCGGTTCTGGATGCGCTGAAGGCCAGCCGGTGA
- the tnpB gene encoding IS66 family insertion sequence element accessory protein TnpB (TnpB, as the term is used for proteins encoded by IS66 family insertion elements, is considered an accessory protein, since TnpC, encoded by a neighboring gene, is a DDE family transposase.) encodes MDFRKGMDGLAALVTAQLGGDPFSGVVYVFRAKKADRVKLVWWDGTGLCLMAKKLEAGAFSWPSVHDGVMRVTAAQLGALLEGLDWRRVHQARRTKVPQIAG; translated from the coding sequence GTGGACTTTCGCAAGGGGATGGATGGCCTGGCGGCGCTGGTGACGGCCCAGCTCGGCGGCGATCCGTTCTCGGGTGTCGTTTATGTGTTCCGCGCGAAGAAGGCTGACCGGGTCAAGCTGGTCTGGTGGGACGGCACCGGCCTGTGCCTGATGGCCAAGAAGCTGGAAGCCGGCGCCTTTAGCTGGCCGTCGGTGCATGATGGCGTGATGCGAGTGACCGCCGCCCAGCTCGGGGCCCTGCTCGAAGGACTCGACTGGCGCCGCGTGCATCAGGCAAGGCGCACGAAAGTGCCGCAGATCGCGGGATAA
- the tnpC gene encoding IS66 family transposase: MLAAADLSDDPEVLRAMIVAANAKTALLTAEVERINADAELRAIAQAEADGEIARLNSIIAAFMRHRFGPRSEKLDDDQFELVLEDLGIAIAMVEAKLDAASSAKARAEKQRRTNRGQLPVHLERVEQLVDVDSKQCACCGGDLHAIGEDVAERLDKVPASFRVLVTRRPRYACRSCEGEVVQAPAPLRIVEGGLPTDALVAQVLVSKYADHLPLYRQAQIYARQGVNLDRSTLADWTGRAAWWLTPLRDHLLALLKRGPRLFADETTAPVLDPGRRRTKTGQIWAYARDDRPWGGTDPPAVAFIYAPDRKSERPLAHLAGFSGILQVDGYAGYNKLGRRNDVALAFCWSHVRRKFFELTKDDTSPTATEALQLIKALYAVDDAIRGQSPDMRRSVRQEQSLPIVTTLHRLLTARLGLVSAKSKLAEAIRYATTRWTGLTLFVDDGRVELDSNIVERAIRPIALNRKNALFAGSDDGGANWAVIASLIETAKINAVDPLAWLTDTLERLARGHSSKNLDQLMPWNFRS, translated from the coding sequence ATGCTCGCCGCAGCTGATCTCTCCGACGATCCCGAGGTGCTCCGCGCCATGATCGTCGCCGCCAACGCCAAGACGGCGCTTCTTACGGCGGAGGTCGAGCGCATCAACGCCGACGCCGAGTTGAGGGCGATCGCCCAGGCCGAGGCCGATGGCGAGATCGCGCGGCTGAACAGCATCATCGCGGCCTTCATGCGCCACCGCTTCGGGCCCCGTTCGGAGAAGCTCGACGACGACCAGTTCGAGCTGGTGCTCGAGGATCTCGGTATCGCCATCGCCATGGTGGAAGCCAAGCTCGATGCCGCCAGTTCGGCCAAGGCGCGGGCCGAGAAGCAGCGCCGTACCAACCGCGGCCAGCTGCCAGTGCATCTCGAGCGCGTCGAGCAGCTGGTCGACGTCGACAGCAAGCAGTGCGCCTGCTGCGGCGGCGACCTCCATGCCATCGGCGAGGACGTGGCTGAGCGTCTCGACAAGGTTCCAGCAAGCTTCCGCGTGTTGGTAACGCGTCGCCCGCGCTATGCTTGCCGGTCGTGCGAAGGCGAGGTGGTGCAGGCGCCAGCACCGCTGCGGATCGTCGAAGGCGGGCTGCCGACCGACGCGCTGGTCGCCCAGGTGCTGGTCTCCAAGTACGCCGACCACCTGCCACTCTACCGCCAGGCCCAGATCTACGCCCGTCAGGGCGTCAACCTCGACCGCTCGACGCTGGCCGACTGGACTGGCCGGGCCGCCTGGTGGCTGACCCCGTTGCGCGACCACCTTCTCGCCCTCCTGAAGCGGGGACCGAGGCTGTTCGCCGACGAGACGACGGCGCCGGTGCTCGACCCGGGACGACGGCGCACCAAGACCGGGCAGATCTGGGCTTATGCCCGCGATGATCGACCATGGGGCGGCACCGATCCGCCGGCGGTGGCATTCATTTACGCGCCCGACCGGAAGTCCGAGCGGCCACTGGCGCATCTCGCCGGGTTTAGCGGCATCCTGCAGGTCGATGGCTATGCCGGCTACAACAAGCTCGGCCGGCGCAATGACGTGGCGCTCGCCTTTTGCTGGTCGCATGTGCGCCGCAAGTTCTTCGAACTGACCAAGGACGACACGTCGCCGACAGCCACCGAGGCGTTGCAGCTGATCAAGGCACTCTACGCCGTCGATGACGCGATCCGCGGTCAGTCGCCGGACATGCGCCGGTCGGTCCGTCAGGAACAGAGCCTGCCGATCGTCACCACCCTGCACCGGCTGCTGACCGCGCGGCTTGGCCTGGTCAGTGCCAAGAGCAAGCTCGCCGAGGCGATCCGCTACGCGACCACGCGCTGGACGGGCCTGACGCTGTTCGTCGACGACGGCCGCGTCGAGCTCGACAGCAACATCGTCGAGCGCGCCATCCGGCCCATTGCCCTCAATCGCAAGAATGCCCTGTTCGCCGGCTCCGACGACGGCGGCGCGAACTGGGCCGTCATCGCCAGCCTCATCGAGACCGCCAAGATCAATGCCGTCGACCCGCTCGCCTGGCTGACTGACACCCTCGAGCGCCTCGCCCGCGGCCACTCCAGCAAAAACCTCGACCAGCTCATGCCCTGGAACTTCCGCAGCTAA